A single region of the Mycobacterium lentiflavum genome encodes:
- a CDS encoding cystathionine gamma-synthase codes for MSENRSGHHAIKGLATKAIHAGYRPDPATGAVNAPIYASSTFAQDGVGGLRGGFEYARTGNPTRAALEASLAAVEGGAFGRAFSSGMAATDCALRAMLRPGDHLVIPNDAYGGTFRLIDKVFSQWNVGYTPAALSDLDAVAAAITPRTRLIWVETPTNPLLSIADIAAIAEIGQQHSAKVLVDSTFASPALQQALTLGADVVLHSTTKYIGGHSDVVGGALVTNDKALDDAFGFLQNGAGAVPGPFDSYLTMRGLKTLVLRMQRHSENASAVAEFLAGHPSVSAVLYPGLPTHPGHDVAARQMSGFGGMVSVRMRGGRAAAEKLCAATGVFILAESLGGVESLIEHPSAMTHASTAGSQLEVPDDLVRLSVGIEDVNDLLADLEQALG; via the coding sequence ATGAGCGAAAACCGAAGCGGACACCACGCAATCAAGGGACTGGCCACCAAAGCCATCCACGCCGGCTACCGCCCGGATCCCGCGACCGGGGCAGTGAACGCTCCGATCTATGCCAGCAGCACGTTCGCCCAGGACGGCGTCGGCGGTCTGCGCGGCGGGTTCGAGTATGCGCGCACCGGCAACCCGACCCGCGCCGCGCTGGAAGCCTCCTTGGCGGCCGTCGAAGGCGGTGCCTTCGGGCGAGCGTTCAGCTCCGGCATGGCCGCCACCGACTGTGCCCTGCGCGCCATGCTGCGGCCCGGCGATCATCTGGTCATCCCAAATGACGCCTACGGCGGCACCTTCCGCTTGATCGACAAGGTCTTCTCGCAGTGGAATGTCGGATACACACCGGCGGCGCTGTCCGACCTCGACGCCGTGGCAGCCGCGATCACGCCGCGGACCCGGCTGATCTGGGTGGAAACACCGACGAATCCGTTGCTGTCCATCGCCGATATCGCGGCCATCGCCGAAATCGGCCAGCAGCATTCGGCAAAAGTGTTGGTGGACAGCACCTTTGCCTCGCCCGCGCTGCAGCAGGCGTTGACGCTGGGAGCCGACGTAGTACTGCACTCGACGACCAAGTACATCGGCGGGCACTCCGATGTGGTGGGTGGTGCATTGGTCACCAACGACAAGGCGCTCGACGACGCCTTCGGTTTTCTGCAGAACGGGGCCGGCGCGGTGCCGGGCCCGTTCGACTCCTACCTGACGATGCGCGGCCTCAAGACGTTGGTGCTTCGGATGCAGCGGCACAGCGAAAACGCTTCGGCCGTAGCGGAATTCCTCGCCGGGCACCCGTCGGTGAGCGCGGTGCTCTATCCAGGCCTGCCCACCCATCCCGGGCACGACGTCGCCGCGCGGCAGATGTCAGGCTTCGGCGGCATGGTGTCGGTGCGCATGCGCGGCGGCCGGGCGGCGGCCGAAAAGCTCTGTGCCGCCACCGGAGTGTTCATCCTGGCCGAGTCACTGGGTGGGGTCGAGTCGCTCATCGAGCACCCGAGCGCGATGACGCACGCCTCAACGGCCGGTTCGCAATTGGAAGTTCCCGATGACCTGGTTCGGCTGTCGGTGGGTATCGAGGACGTCAACGACCTGCTGGCCGACCTCGAACAAGCCCTCGGTTAG